Genomic DNA from uncultured Vibrio sp.:
GCGCTGCCTATGTCACTATTGCGTGTTCAGCCGTCGCAGTTCTATCGCTGGCCAGTACAATTATTTATCTCTTTCTTTCGCGGTACACCACTGATTGCTCAGCTGTTTCTGCTTTATTACGGCTCCGGTCAGTTTCGTCCTTGGCTAATGGAAATGGGGATGTGGGGTTTCTTCCGTGACCCAGTCAACTGTGCGCTATTGGTATTTGCCCTTAACTCGCTGGCCTATCAGACCGAGATATTACGCGGTGCGATTCAGTCTGTTGACGCAGGTGAGATAGAAGCGGCCAAGTCAATGGGAATGAATAATAGCTTATTGTACCGACGCATCGTCATGCCGCTGGCGTATCGCATCGCTTTTCCCGCCCTTGGAAATGAATGCATTTTAATGCTCAAAGGTGGTGCGGTCGCGAGTGTGATTACCGTGATGGATTTAATGGGCCAAACCCGACGCGCATTTTCTCAGACTTTCGATATTTCGACGTATTTTTTGGCGGCGGCGATGTATCTGGTTATCGCAACCGCATTTGTTCTGGCCTGGCGTCAGGCAGAGCGTTACCTCTATCGTCATCAGATCCAGCGAACACCGGGCGCTAAGCCTGCCACCGTCGCGACGACCTGATTTTTCAACCAACCACAACCTGAAGGCAACAGGAGCAAAGACTCTTGTGGGCTCGTTTGACTTTAAAAAAGGATCAACACAATGAACAAGATTGAATTGAAAACGCCTTATTTGGTGTTTCTGGGCGATGCAAATGATCTTCTGATGGCGAAAGTCGCCAAAGGTGTGGCTCACTGGCGACCAGAAAAATGTCTTGCACAATACCGACTTCCGGGCGCGAAGGCAGACCTTGGCATCGCAGAAATGTCACCACGTGAGGCGGCCGCATGCGGAGCGAAAACCTTTATTCTTGGCCTCGCGCCAGTAGGTGGTACGTTGCCAATGGCTTGGGTTGATATTTTAATTGAAGCTATGGAGTCAGGGATGGACGTAGCAAGCGGTCTGCACATGCGTCTAAACGACGTTACTGAGCTGGTTGCTGCTGCTGAGCGAACTGGCCAACAATTATTAGATGTTCGCGTACCTCAGGGGCCAATGGTCTGTGGTACGGGCCTTCCTCGCACTGGTAAACGTCTACTAAGCGTTGGTACCGACTGTTGTGTTGGTAAAATGTTTACGACTCTGGCGATTCATCATGAGATGGAAAAACGCGGCATTCCGGCAACGTTCCGCGCCACTGGCCAAACCGGCATTCTCATTGAAGGCAGTGGTGTGCCAGTGGATGCGGTGGTATCTGACTTCATTTCTGGCATGGTTGAAACGCTCTCACCGGACAACGCGCCAGAGCACTGGGACATTATCGAAGGGCAGGGATCTCTGCTACACCCAGCTTATGCGGGCGTTAGCCTTGGTCTGCTGCATGGTGCTCAGGCGGATGTGATCATCGTTTGTCACGAAGCAGGTCGCACGCAAATGGATGAAATGGAAGGTTTCAGTGTGCCTGATCTACAAACGGTTATCGACATTAACCTTACTATGGGCCGCGTGACCAACCCGAATATTCGCCTAGGTGGTATCGCGCTAAATACCGTGAACTTGAGTGAAGAAGAAGCGTTGGCTGAAATCGCACGCATAGAGAAACAATTTGGTGTACCTGTGGTCGACCCTGTGCGGACTGGCGTAGCGAAAATCGTCGATGGCATTGAAGAGGTTTGTTATGCGTAAAATGAGTGTGCGTGTTGAAAGGTGGCCGCTACATGAACCATTCATCATTTCACGTATGGATCCAATGCTGCATGGTGAAGTGGTTGTGGTTGAGATTGAACAAGACGGACTCGTAGGGCGTGGAGAGTGCGAACGGATGAACGTCTTCGAGCCAGATTACCCATACGATGTATTGGCGGATGTTGAGTCTGTCGTTCAAGCGGTAGAGTCGGGTATCAGCCGAGACGAGCTACGTGAACTGCTGCCATCTGCAGCGCCGCGCAATGCAGTTGACTGTGCTTTATTTGAATTGGAAGCCAAGTTAAAACAGCAACCAGCATGGCAAATGGCGGGGTTTAGTGACGCACCGCAGCCAGTAACGACGGTATTCACTCTATCGCTTGATAGTGCCGAGAACATGGGGAAAGCCGCGGCAGCACAAAGTCATCGCCCGATCCTTAAGCTTAAGTTAGGTCGTGACGGCGATTTGGAGCGTGTTCGTGCTGTACGCAAGGCTGCGCCAAATACCCGGTTAGTGATTGATGCCAACACGGGGTGGAGTTTCGCGCAGTTGTGCGATTACTTGCCTGTATTAACTGAACTCGGTGTCGAAATGGTCGAGCAGCCGCTATCGTTTGAAGAAGAACACTTACTGGAAACCATCACTCCATTGTTGCCGATTACGGCTGATGAGTCATGTATTGACCGTACCTCGTTAGCCGCTTTGAAGGGACGCTATCAGGCGGTAAATATCAAACTGGATAAAACCGGCGGTATGACGGAAGCATTAGCTGTGCTTAAAGATGCGCAGGATATGGGATTCGAAGTGATGGTCGGTTGCATGATCGGCACCTCTCTCGCAATGGCCCCAGCACTGCTTCTCGCTCAACAGGCTCGATGGGTCGATATTGATGGACCGTTGCTTTTATCTGAAGACAGAACACCGGCGCTCAATTATCGCGAGAGCGTAGTCGAGCCAACACAAGGTGTGTGGGGATAATACTACAGCCTAAATCCTTTCTTACTCGAAGCCATGGTATATCGCCATGGCTTTTGTCATTCTGGCGACAGATAACTTACCGTCCTAAAACTTAGCTTGTCCTTCTTTGAGGCATGTAATTTCTTGTAACTATTTATTGGCTTTGAATTATCAAATGATGATTAGGGCTTGTGAGTATCCTAGTAATACGAAAGCGTCTTTAGTGACACTTTATAGAATATTGTTGTTTTGGTAAGTTAACTGGTTGTTTAAGCTAAAAATGGCGTTCAATACTCCCTAAGTAGCAACTATGTTGATAAGATGAGGGTGATGATCTTGAAAGAAGGTAAAATTACATCGGACAAAGAAAGCAATGTAATTCATTTAGGTGCATTTAGTTTGTTACTAAGAATCGATTTCTTTGACTGATTTGATTAAATACCGTGCGTGAAACGGAAAACCAAACTATACATCCTCAGTAAAGACTGATGTAATACCTTCGAGCTTTAATATTTGTGCGAGTAGCGCTGAGTAAAAGACTGTATATGAAAAAAATTATCTCCTTGGCTGTGTTAATTAGCCTAGCAGGGTGTGTTACGACAACTACCAATAATCCTGTTTTATCGGATGTGCATGTAGAGAAGTGTGAAGAGCTCGGTAGGCTGGTTGTCACCCAAGATAAAGAGTTCCAACCATCAATGTCAGTGTCATCGCTCGTTTTAAATCAATTGCCAGTTGTTGCTGAAGATTTTCAAGATGGTGTTCTGACCTGTAGCGTCGCCGGTGTTTCTGATACTGGCTATGCCATTGCTTATGACGAGAATTCAGAAATTTATCTACATCGAAAGTTTAGTGGCATCGACAAGGCGGCAACGTTAGATAGCCTGACCAAGCAAGTAGCACTAGAACAGCAAAGACGCCAAAACTTAGAGCGTGAGAAAAGAGAACAAGAAGAGGCGGCGAAACGCCAAGCCGTCATAAATGAACGCATCAAGTTTTGTTTAGATTTTGGGGCAAAGTACGCCGATATCCTGAAAGGGCACGGTATGAGGGTGGATAACGTGTCGGTACATGACTCGTGGAATAGTGGTGACTCAATCACTTGTGTTAATAGTTACGACGGTTACTGGGTCGATGACATCAATGAAAAGGGCACGGAACAAGTAAGAGAACAGCATGTTATCAATAAGAAAACGGGAGAGTATCAAACGATTTTTCGCTGATAATCGACCTTTAGATTAGGCCGAAACCTTAGATTACTCAGATTTCTATCTGTTTGCCCAAGCCTAATTCTAAATGCAAAGATAGACAGCAACATTCGATGAAGGGTTACCAGTTGGACAATGGATTCAGAATCCATTCAGTTCGAACACGGTAACCCTAGTTTAGTTTGGAAGTGTATTAAGCCAATAGTTCTCTTCTAACGATGTCTGCCCCAGCACTTAAGGCATTTAGCTTGCCTCTTGCGACTTGTCGAGACAACGGTGCCATACCGCAGTTGGTACAAGGGTAGAGCTTATCAGCATCAACAAACTCAAGTGCTTTGCGCAGCGTATTGGCGACTTCCTCGGCTGTCTCAATCGTATCGGTTGCGACATCAATTGCTCCTACCATCACTTTTTTACCTCTAATCAATTCGAGTAGCTCAATAGGCACACGAGAGTTGTGGCACTCTAATGAGATGATATCGATGTTAGATTTTTGCAGTTTTGGGAAGACTTCTTCGTATTGTCGCCACTCGGAGCCTAGCGTTTTTTTCCAATCAGTATTGGCTTTAATCCCATACCCGTAGCAAATGTGCACAGCCGTTTCACATTTCAGGCCTTCAATGGCTCTTTCTAATGCTGCAATTCCCCAATCATTAACCTCGTCAAAGAACACGTTAAACGCTGGCTCATCAAATTGGATAATATCCACACCCGCAGCTTCTAATTCTTTGGCTTCTTGATTGAGTATTTTGGCAAATTCCCAGGCCAGTTTTTCACGACTTTTATAATGATCATCGTACAGCGTATCGATCATGGTCATAGGACCAGGCAGTGCCCACTTAATCGGTTTGTCTGTTTGCTGACGTAAGAACTTAGCATCTTCTACAAAAACGGGCTTTTGGCGAGAAACCGGTCCCACGACTGTTGGGACGCTTGCATCATAGCGATCACGAATTTTAACCGTTTTGCGATTCTCAAAATCAACACCGCTTAGATGCTCAATAAAGGTGGTCACAAAATGTTGTCGCGTTTGTTCGCCATCGCTAACAATATCAATATCTGCGAATTGTTGTTCTTGCAAAGAAATACGTAGCGCATCCTGTTTGCCGGCTGTAAGTTCTTCACCTTCAAGTTTCCACGGTGACCAAAGGGTTTCAGGTTGAGCAAGCCAAGAAGGTTTAGGTAAACTGCCTGACGTTGAAGTAGGTAATAATTTTTTCATAATAAAGGCTGTCGTCTATTTGGGGTGATTATAAAGCGTAATTAGCAGACCAATTCTCAAGAATCGTTTTATAGGGTTTGATGAAGTTTTCCTCAGTAAACTTGCCCTGTTCAATAGCTAATTGACTGCGCTCTTCTCGGTCATAAACAATTTGAGTCAATGAATGATCGAGGTTTTTTAAATTGGGTTGATAGCGTTTCCCCGCTGTCGAATTAGCATTATAAATCTCAGGACGATATATTTTCTGGAAGGTTTCCATCGTGCTAATCGTACTAATAAGCTCAAGATTGGTGTAATCGTTAAGTAAATCACCAAAGAAATAAAAGGCCAAAGGCGCGACACTGTTTGGCGGCATGAAATAGCGAACCTGCAAACCCATTTTTTTGAAGTATTGCTCAGTTAAAGACGATTCGTTTGGCTGGTACTCAAAACCTAACACAGGGTGGTGATTTTCAGTCCTTTGATAGGTCTTACTGTCCGAAACGCTCAGGCAGATAACGGGTGTTTTTTTAAAGTTTTTCTTATAAGTTTCTGAATTTACGAAGCTCTTGAAAATCTTGCCATGTAAATTTCCAAAGTTATCCGGAATGCTAAACTGAGTTTGGTTCTTGTTATGCTCCAAAAGTAATACGCTAAAATCGTAGTCTCGTACATAAGAAGAAAAATTATTGCCGACAATGCCTTCAATGCGTTCGTTGGTTTTATGATCAACAACATTTGTTTTCAATACTTCAATTGAAGGGAAGGTTTGACCACTGCCTTCAATATCCAGATCAACTGAAATTATTTCCAGTTCTACTGAATAGCGATCGCCTGCAGGATTATCCCAGCTCGCTAAGGCGTTAAATCGATTGTTAATCATCTTTAAGGTGTTACGTAAATTACTTTGGCGGCTTTTTCCTCTGGCCAAGTTAGCAAAGTTTGTTGTGATACGCGTATTATCAGAAGGCTGATAATGTTCATCAAAGCAAATGCTATTAATTGTAAATGTAAAGTCTTTATTCATTTTGAGCTGACATCCTATACCTTAGGTAAACCTGAACTTATTCCTAGCTATCTCTGTACTTTCTAATTTATTTTTCTGACGTTATGTCTGTTGTTAGTGACAAAAAATCGAGTAGAGATTCAAATTCAATATTGTTTTGAGTTATAGATAGAATGTTTTTTATACCCTTGGTGCCATATGAATTAAAACGCTTTTACTTAATGTGGCACATGAAAAATATTCATGGTGTCGCATAGTATGGCGAAAAGAGTTGATGAACTACGCTAGGTTTTGCGGTTGAGGGGCGTCAGCAGGTTTCGCTACTCCGCGGTCATTAGATGGTTGATAACGCAGTAACTCACAAAAGTATTTCAACTCAGTTTATTCATGAGTTACTGCATAGTTTCATTACAGGCTTCTAGGATCGCCGAGTGCAAGTGCTACTTTTGAGGTTGGAGGTTTACCTAATGCTCGGCAAATTTGCCAGCCTGCTTCATTGACAGCATTGAGATCGACGCCCGTTTCAATACCAAGTTGCTCACACAGATAAAGCACATCCTCTGTGGCGACATTACCACTCGCACCTTTTGCATAAGGACATCCTCCCAAACCAGCAACAGCACTATCAACGGTGTTGATCCCCATGAGCAAGGCTTGGTAGATGTTTGCCAACGCTTGCCCATAGGTATCATGAAAATGAACCGCTAGGGAATCTTTTGGCAATTGACCCAGTAAAGAATCAAGCATGGCAATGACGCGATTAGGGGTCGCTTTACCAACTGTATCACCGAGTGAAATCTCATAGCACCCCATGTCAAACAGCGTATTTGCCACAGCAGTGGTTTGCTCTGGCTTGATTTCTCCCTCGTATGGGCAAACCATGGTGCAGGATAAATACCCTCGAACAGGAATGTTATGCTGCTTTGCCAATGCGATAACCGGTTCAAACCGCACGAGGCTTTCCGCAATACTGCAATTGATATTTTTCTGGCTGAAGGCTTCAGAAGCCGAGCCAAATACCGCGATTTGCTTTACACCACATTCCAGTGCTCGTTCTAACCCTGCTAAGTTCGGTGTGAGCGCGCTGTAAACCACGTCAGGTTGCTGATTGATACCAGTAAACACCTGAGCGGAATCAGCCATTTGTGGAACCCATTTCGGCGAGACGAAAGAGCCCGCTTCAATGTGTTTTAAGCCACTGTTGCTTAATTGGTTGATCAAGCGAATTTTGTCGACCAGCGTCACTGCCGTTTCATTTTGCAGGCCATCTCGTGCGCCGACTTCGACGATATTAACCTTCGCTGGTAGCATACTCTCGCTCCTTATCGATACAGTCACTCTCTGACGTAGAAGCCAAATGCAGCAGTATCGAACCATGCTGTACTTGGTCTCCATGCTGATAAAAAATTTCATCAACGGTGGCTGCTACGGGAGCTGTGATGGTGTATTCCATCTTCATCGCTTCGAGAACTAACAGCGGATCGCCAGCAGCCACTTCGTCGCCTTTGTTCACCATGACTGCGGAGATGACGCCGTTAAGTGGTGCGGTTGGGCTAAGCTCATCATCCTTGCCTTTCGGCGACTCAAAGCTTGGCTGGTGTGAGAATGTGCGTTGCTGTCCAAGATAAAATAGCGTTGTCTTCTGCTCGTCATTGAGCACACTGAAGGTATATCGTACACCGTCAATATCAACAATGAACGGGTTGTTTCTTTCGATCAGACAAACTCGATGCAATGCTTCTCCACATTGGACAGTGAAGTGGTCAGGCTGTTGAGCAACGGTTTCCTGTGAGGATTTTTGTAAACGAACCTGATGGTTGGCATTTGCATCTGTGAAGTTAAAGCGATAGATATTATTAACCGACAGTCTAAACCCTTGCGTGGTTGGAGCAGGTAATGCTGAGTCACTGGACTTTGAGGCCAGATCATTCCAACGAGCGACAGCCGCCAAACTTAGCCAGATAGATTCTGACACCTTTTGCTGCTCGTTAATGCCTTGCTGGTGCTTGATGAGGAACCCCGTGTCCAGCTCAACCTCAGCAAAGGCTGGCTGCGAAATAATGCTGTGCAGATAACCGATGTTGGTGGTGACGCCACGCACGTGATACTGAGTTAAAGCCTGTTTAAGCTGTTTGAGTGCAATGTCACGCGTTTGACCCCAGACAATCAGCTTACTGATCATCGGATCATAGTATTCGCTGATGGCATCGCTTTGTGTGACACCACTATCGACACGCACACACGCCAAGCGAACATTGCTGTCTGAGACTGGTTCTTTCAAGTAATCAATGCGGCCAGTCGACGGCATAAAGTCATTCTCGGCGTCTTCGGCGTAAATCCTCAGCTCGATTGAATGGCCGTTGTGCGTGATGTCGGATTGCGATATAGGCAAACGCTCGCCAGCCGCGATTTTGAACTGCCACTCAACCAAGTCAACGCCGGTAATCAACTCAGTGACCGGGTGTTCCACTTGCAGACGGGTATTCATTTCCATGAAATAGAACTGACCTCGGTTATCGAGTAAGAATTCAACCGTACCGGCACCAACATAGTCGATCGCTTGTGCTGCCTGAACAGCGGCTGCGCCCATTTGTTTGCGAAGTTCATCACTGAGCCCTGGTGCGGGTGCTTCTTCGACTACCTTTTGATGGCGACGTTGAATAGAACAGTCACGATCAGAGAGATAGACACAGTTGCCATGCTGGTCGGCGAATACCTGAACTTCAACGTGGCGAGGTTGTAATATACATTTTTCTATCAGAAGCTGTTTGTCGCCAAAGCTCGACAGGGCTTCACGTTGCGCGCCCTCAATGGCTAATGGCATTTCTGCCGCACTGTTGACCACTCGCATGCCTTTACCGCCACCACCTTGGGTTGCTTTGAGCATGATTGGGTAACCAATTTTCGCTGCTTCAGCTAATAAATGTTCTACACTGTTGTCTGCGCCGTGATAGCCCGGAACGAGAGGTACGTCGGCGTCAGACATGATTGCTTTGGCTTGAGATTTAGAACCCATTGCCTCAATAGCGCTGGTGGAAGGGCCAACAAATACAATGCCATTTTCACTGCACGCTTTCGCCAGTTTCGGGTTTTCCGACAGAAAGCCGTAGCCAGGGTGAATAGCATCGGCTTGCCATTTCTTTGCAGCACGGATGACGGCATCAATATCCAGATACGACTCACTCGCCGGAGCAGGACCAATAAATTCGGCAAAGTCAGCTTGTTTAACGTGTAAGCAGTCGCGATCCACTTCGGAATAGACGGCAACGGTTTCGATAGCCATGCTTTTTGCGGTTTTAATGATTCGGCAGGCGATTTCACCGCGATTTGCGATCAGTATTCTTTTAAACATGATTCCTCCAATTGGCGGCGCGCTTTTCAAAAAATGCAGTCAGGCCTTCTTGTCCTTCACTGGACACACGAGCAGCGGCAATTGCTTGGCTGGTGTATTCAATTAATGCGTGTTCGATAGGTTGGTTGTCACAACGTAAACAAAGTGCTTTTGCTGCCTGCATGGCGTGCGGGCCATTATTAAGCATGAGATCAATAGTACGATTGACCGCCTCTTGTGGCTGGGAATCGATTTGATGAAGGATATTCATCGACAGCGCAGTCTCTGCATCAATCAGTTCCGCTGTTAAAAAGTAGCGTCGGCTTTGCCGTTGTCCAATCGCTCGGATTACGTAAGGGCCGATCGTAGCGGGTAGTAAACCGAGCTTTACTTCACTCAAGCAGAAGCGGCTTTCAGGTGTGCCTATCGCGATATCACAACAACAGATAAGCCCAAGTGCACCACCAAATGCTGCACCATGAATCATGGCAATGGTTGGTTTGCTAAAGGTATCCAGCGTATGCAAAAGTTTTGCTAATTGCTGCGCATCTTGCAGGTTTTCACTTTCGGTTTTGGTTGCCATTGACTGCATCCAGCCTAAGTCTGCACCTGCAGAAAAGTGTTTACCTTGCGCGGTTAACACTAGTGCACGCAGAGAGTCGTCCTTTTCGAGCTGTTCCAGTGTTTCGATCAGTGAAGCAATCAATTCATCATTAAACGCGTTGTGTTTTTCTGGCCGATTTAGGCTCAACCAGGCAACGCCATTGCTGTCTTTTTCAAGCAGTAGTCCGGTCATGTGACTTCCTTTGTCTGACATTTCAGTCTGATATTCCAATACTCGCTAAACCGTATTTTGTTGATCATTGATGGATAGCGAGGAGTGAAGGTTTGCGTTTCATCCGACTACATACGGAAGATGCCAAATTTGCTGTCTGGTATTGGGGCATTGAGTGCGGCAGACAGAGCAATACCGACAACATCGCGGGTTTTCGCTGGATCAATAATGCCGTCGTCCCACAAACGAGCGCTGGCGTAATAAGCATGGCTTTGAGTCTGATATTGCTCAGCGATTGGGCGTTTGAAGGCTTTTTCTTCCTCTGCGCTCCAACTTTCACCTTTGCGAGTTTTGATGTCTCGGGTAACTTGCGCCATCACACCAGCCGCTTGTTCGCCACCCATGACGGAGATGCGAGCGTTTGGCCACATCCACATCATGGTTGGATCATAAGCTCGGCCGCACATACCGTAGTTACCTGCGCCATATGAGCCACCAATTACAACGGTAAATTTAGGCACGTCGGCACACGCAACAGCAGTCACCATTTTTGCGCCATGCTTAGCGATGCCTTCTGCTTCATACTTTTGACCAACCATAAAGCCAGTAATGTTCTGCAAAAAGAGAAGTGGAATTTTGCGTTGTGCACACAGCTCAATAAAATGTGCGCCTTTTTGTGCTGACTCTGAAAATAGAATGCCGTTGTTAGCAACGATACCAATGGGCATACCGTGGATATGAGCAAAGCCACAGACTAAGGTTTCACCGAACAAGGCTTTAAATTCATCAAATTGTGAATCATCAACTATTCGTGCAATCACCTCTTTTACATCAAACGGCTTTTTAAGATCGGTGCCGACGATGCCGTACAGCTCTTGCGCAGGAAAACGTGGTTCTTGCGGTGTTTTTTGCTTGAGTTGCACCGGTTTCAAGTGATTGATGTGAGAGATGGCCTGTCTTGCGATCTCTAATGCATGATGGTCGTTTTCTGCATAATAGTCCGCCACGCCTGACGTACGGCAATGCACATCCGCACCGCCAAGATCTTCGGCGCTCACTTCTTCTCCTGTTGCTGCTTTAACCAGAGGTGGACCGGCTAAAAAGATTGTACCTTGTTCTTTTACGATGATGGAAACATCACACATAGCAGGTACATAAGCGCCGCCAGCGGTACACAGCCCCATAACCACCGCAATTTGCGGAATGCCTCTGGCTGACATACGAGCCTGGTTATAGAAAATACGGCCGAAGTGATCTTTGTCTGGGAAGACTTCATCTTGACGGGGGAGGTTAGCGCCACCTGAATCGACTAAGTAAACACACGGCAGTTGGCACTTTTGTGCAATTTCTTGTGCGCGCAAATGTTTTTTCACCGTGAGTGGGTAGTAACTGCCGCCTTTTACCGTCACGTCGTTTGCGACGATCATACATTCGGTGCCGTCTATCACACCCACACCTGCAACCACTCCAGCACATGGAACGTAATCAGGGTACACATCCCAGCCAGCAAATTGACCGATTTCTAAAAAGGATGAGCCAGGATCGAGCAGGGCAAGAATACGCTCGCGGACCGGAAGCTTGCCTTTCTTCTGCTGATGTTCTCGCGCTTTTTCGCCGCCACCGTTCTCTATTTTCGCGGTCACGGTATAAAGTTGATCCACAAGTGACGCCATAGAGCGGTAATTTTCCTGATACTGCTCTGAATGGGTATTAATATTGGTCGTCAAACAAGCCATAAATAGCCGATCTCCATTCGGGGCGACAGGTATAGAATCCCTGTCACCAATTTAGGTTGAATAAGAAAATGTTTTTGAGTCAGAACGCCAGGGAGCTAATGTCTAGGCACTTTCGTTAAACAATTCGCGACCAATAAGCATACGTCGAATTTCTGAGGTGCCCGCCCCGATTTCATACAGCTTGGCATCACGAAGTAAACGGCCGGTATCAAACTCGTTGATGTAGCCATTACCGCCAAGTAGCTGTATCGCATCCAAAGCCATTTTGGTAGCCAGTTCAGCGCTGTAGAGAATCGCACCAGCAGAATCTTTACGTGTGGTTTCACCACGATCACAAGCAGCTGCGACAGCGTAAACATAGGCTTTTGCGGCATTCATTTGTGTGTACATATCCGCGACTTTTGCTTGCACAAGCTGGAATTCACCGATGGATTTGCCAAACTGTTTACGGTCGTGGATGTACGGCACAACGATATCCATACACGCTTGCATGATGCCAAGCGGGCCGCCAGCAAGCACAACGCGTTCGTAGTCCAAACCGCTCATCAACACTTTCACACCTTGATTTTCTTTACCGAGAATGTTTTCGGCAGGGACTTCGCAGTTTTGGAATACCAACTCACAGGTGTTCGAGCCGCGCATGCCCAATTTGTCGAGTTTTTGCGCCTGAGTAAAACCTGGGAACCCGCGATCCACAATAAAGGCCGTGATGCCTTTGGAATTTAGGCTGGGCTCGGTCTTCGCGTAGACCACGTAAGTGTGTGCATCAGGACCGTTCGTGATCCACATTTTGTTGCCGTTGAGCAGGAAATATCGCCTTTTCGCTCGGCTTTAAGCTGCATAGAGACCACGTCGGAACCTGCGCCGGGCTCGCTCATGGCAAGGGCGCCAATATGCTCACCAGAGATGAGTTTAGGCAGATATTTGTCTTTTTGTGCTTGTGTACCGTTGCGGTGGATTTGGTTAACACAAAGGTTGGAGTGCGCGCCGTAGCTTAAAGCGACCGAGGCAGATGCCCGGCTGATCTCTTCCATCGCAATCACGTGCGCGAGGTAGCCCATGTTTACACCACCAAACTCTTCGCTGGTGGTCACACCTAAAAGACCCATTTCACCTAATTTGGACCAAAGATGGTTTGGAAAGTCGTTAGATTGGTCGATAGATTGCGCGAGAGGCGCAATTTCTCTTGCAGCAAAACTATTGATTTGCTCGCGAAGCAAATCGGTATTTTCGTCATAAACAAAGTTTAGGGAAGAGTAGGTAGATTTCATTGCGTGTCCTTGCCTTTACGTCACCTACATCCCAGTGTTGAGTTGTCAGGTGACTTTTTCGCCTTTCATGGATCTCAGTGTGTTTTGGCATCGCAACTGCGCCGCATTTAACTCCATCATTACCGCTTGAATGTCGTTTGCCTGCTGTTGCAATGCTGCCTTCTTCTCTTCGATCAACCGAATCATATAGTTCAACTGCTCAGTACTTTGATCGGTATCGTAGAGTTCAAATAACTCTTTAATATCTGCAAGAGAAAAGCCTAATCGCTTACCTCGCAAAATCAGTTTTAGTCGAATTCGATCGCGACCATTGTAGATTCGTGTATTGCCTTTACGTTCTGGAGTTAGCAGACCTAAATCTTCGTAAAAGCGAATACTTCGGGTTGTAATATCGAACTCCTTCGCGAGCTCACTGATCTTAAATGTATTCATTCTTTAACCTTACGACTTTCGTATAACATTCATCCGAATATA
This window encodes:
- a CDS encoding methionine synthase, whose product is MKKLLPTSTSGSLPKPSWLAQPETLWSPWKLEGEELTAGKQDALRISLQEQQFADIDIVSDGEQTRQHFVTTFIEHLSGVDFENRKTVKIRDRYDASVPTVVGPVSRQKPVFVEDAKFLRQQTDKPIKWALPGPMTMIDTLYDDHYKSREKLAWEFAKILNQEAKELEAAGVDIIQFDEPAFNVFFDEVNDWGIAALERAIEGLKCETAVHICYGYGIKANTDWKKTLGSEWRQYEEVFPKLQKSNIDIISLECHNSRVPIELLELIRGKKVMVGAIDVATDTIETAEEVANTLRKALEFVDADKLYPCTNCGMAPLSRQVARGKLNALSAGADIVRRELLA
- the dgcN gene encoding N-acetyltransferase DgcN; translated protein: MNKIELKTPYLVFLGDANDLLMAKVAKGVAHWRPEKCLAQYRLPGAKADLGIAEMSPREAAACGAKTFILGLAPVGGTLPMAWVDILIEAMESGMDVASGLHMRLNDVTELVAAAERTGQQLLDVRVPQGPMVCGTGLPRTGKRLLSVGTDCCVGKMFTTLAIHHEMEKRGIPATFRATGQTGILIEGSGVPVDAVVSDFISGMVETLSPDNAPEHWDIIEGQGSLLHPAYAGVSLGLLHGAQADVIIVCHEAGRTQMDEMEGFSVPDLQTVIDINLTMGRVTNPNIRLGGIALNTVNLSEEEALAEIARIEKQFGVPVVDPVRTGVAKIVDGIEEVCYA
- a CDS encoding DUF1852 domain-containing protein; amino-acid sequence: MNKDFTFTINSICFDEHYQPSDNTRITTNFANLARGKSRQSNLRNTLKMINNRFNALASWDNPAGDRYSVELEIISVDLDIEGSGQTFPSIEVLKTNVVDHKTNERIEGIVGNNFSSYVRDYDFSVLLLEHNKNQTQFSIPDNFGNLHGKIFKSFVNSETYKKNFKKTPVICLSVSDSKTYQRTENHHPVLGFEYQPNESSLTEQYFKKMGLQVRYFMPPNSVAPLAFYFFGDLLNDYTNLELISTISTMETFQKIYRPEIYNANSTAGKRYQPNLKNLDHSLTQIVYDREERSQLAIEQGKFTEENFIKPYKTILENWSANYAL
- a CDS encoding ABC transporter permease subunit (The N-terminal region of this protein, as described by TIGR01726, is a three transmembrane segment that identifies a subfamily of ABC transporter permease subunits, which specificities that include histidine, arginine, glutamine, glutamate, L-cystine (sic), the opines (in Agrobacterium) octopine and nopaline, etc.) → MTDFIAKVAPMLLDGAWMTLKITFISVSIAALLALPMSLLRVQPSQFYRWPVQLFISFFRGTPLIAQLFLLYYGSGQFRPWLMEMGMWGFFRDPVNCALLVFALNSLAYQTEILRGAIQSVDAGEIEAAKSMGMNNSLLYRRIVMPLAYRIAFPALGNECILMLKGGAVASVITVMDLMGQTRRAFSQTFDISTYFLAAAMYLVIATAFVLAWRQAERYLYRHQIQRTPGAKPATVATT
- the dgcA gene encoding N-acetyl-D-Glu racemase DgcA; its protein translation is MRKMSVRVERWPLHEPFIISRMDPMLHGEVVVVEIEQDGLVGRGECERMNVFEPDYPYDVLADVESVVQAVESGISRDELRELLPSAAPRNAVDCALFELEAKLKQQPAWQMAGFSDAPQPVTTVFTLSLDSAENMGKAAAAQSHRPILKLKLGRDGDLERVRAVRKAAPNTRLVIDANTGWSFAQLCDYLPVLTELGVEMVEQPLSFEEEHLLETITPLLPITADESCIDRTSLAALKGRYQAVNIKLDKTGGMTEALAVLKDAQDMGFEVMVGCMIGTSLAMAPALLLAQQARWVDIDGPLLLSEDRTPALNYRESVVEPTQGVWG